In Pseudomonas lalkuanensis, the following are encoded in one genomic region:
- a CDS encoding amino acid permease yields the protein MTDLNTATPAKDGLHRSLKPRHLNMIAIGGSIGTGLFVASGATVASAGPGGALLAYALIGLMVYFLMTSLGEMAAHIPVSGSFSTYGSRFVDDGFGFALGWNYWYNWAVTIAAELVAAQLIMSFWLPDVPGIYWSALFLGLMFLLNFVSVKGFGESEFWFALIKVVTVVVFIGIGLATIFGIMGGIESPGFSNFTQGDAPFVGGLQAMVGVAMIAGFSFQGTELIGIAAGESENPKKNIPIAIRQVFWRILMFYILAIFVIGMLIPYTEPNLLKNDASDISVSPFTLLFERAGFAAAASVMNAVILTAILSAGNSGMYASTRMLYNLALQGKAPRLFASLSASGVPRNALYATTLVGALCFFTSIVGDSTLYTWLLNTSGMCGFIAWLGIAISHYRFRKGYLIQGGRLADLPYRAKLFPFGPLFAFTLCLLITLGQNYQAFFGDRIDWAGLAATYISLPLFLTIWLGYRLKKGSRLVSYSEMDVRGGDN from the coding sequence CGCCAAGGATGGGCTGCACCGCTCCCTCAAGCCCCGCCACCTGAACATGATCGCCATCGGCGGCTCCATCGGCACCGGCCTGTTCGTCGCCTCCGGCGCCACCGTGGCCAGCGCGGGTCCCGGTGGAGCGCTGCTGGCCTACGCGCTGATCGGCCTGATGGTCTATTTCCTCATGACCAGCCTCGGCGAGATGGCTGCGCACATCCCGGTTTCCGGCTCTTTCAGCACCTATGGCAGCCGCTTCGTCGACGATGGCTTCGGTTTCGCCCTTGGCTGGAACTACTGGTACAACTGGGCGGTGACCATCGCCGCCGAGCTGGTGGCAGCCCAACTGATCATGAGTTTCTGGTTGCCGGACGTACCCGGCATTTACTGGAGCGCTCTGTTCCTCGGCCTGATGTTCCTGCTCAACTTCGTCTCGGTGAAGGGCTTTGGCGAGAGCGAGTTCTGGTTCGCGCTGATCAAGGTGGTGACGGTGGTGGTGTTCATCGGCATTGGCCTGGCCACCATCTTCGGCATCATGGGCGGCATCGAGTCCCCGGGATTCAGCAACTTCACCCAGGGTGACGCGCCCTTCGTCGGCGGCCTGCAGGCCATGGTCGGGGTGGCGATGATCGCCGGTTTCTCCTTCCAGGGCACCGAGCTGATCGGCATCGCCGCGGGCGAGTCGGAAAATCCGAAGAAGAACATCCCCATCGCCATCCGCCAGGTGTTCTGGCGCATCCTGATGTTCTACATCCTGGCGATCTTCGTGATCGGCATGCTGATCCCCTACACCGAACCGAACCTGCTGAAGAACGACGCCAGCGACATCAGCGTGTCGCCCTTCACCCTGCTCTTCGAACGCGCCGGATTCGCCGCGGCCGCCAGCGTGATGAACGCCGTGATCCTCACCGCCATCCTCTCAGCCGGCAACTCGGGCATGTATGCGTCCACCCGTATGCTTTACAACCTGGCACTGCAGGGCAAGGCGCCCAGACTGTTCGCCAGCCTGTCCGCCAGCGGCGTGCCGCGCAATGCGCTCTACGCCACCACTCTGGTGGGTGCGCTGTGCTTCTTCACCTCCATCGTCGGAGACAGCACGCTCTACACCTGGCTGCTGAACACTTCGGGCATGTGCGGCTTCATCGCCTGGCTGGGTATCGCCATCTCCCACTACCGCTTCCGCAAGGGCTACCTGATCCAGGGCGGGCGCCTGGCCGACCTGCCCTATCGCGCCAAGCTGTTCCCCTTCGGCCCGCTGTTCGCCTTCACCCTGTGCCTGCTGATCACCCTCGGGCAGAACTACCAGGCCTTCTTCGGCGATCGCATCGACTGGGCCGGCCTGGCCGCCACCTACATCAGCCTGCCGCTGTTCCTCACCATCTGGCTGGGTTACCGCCTGAAGAAGGGCAGCCGCCTGGTGAGCTATTCGGAGATGGACGTCCGCGGCGGCGACAACTGA